In one Rutidosis leptorrhynchoides isolate AG116_Rl617_1_P2 chromosome 8, CSIRO_AGI_Rlap_v1, whole genome shotgun sequence genomic region, the following are encoded:
- the LOC139864564 gene encoding uncharacterized protein, whose translation MKKTDNLCQALQRKSQDIVNALSLVSTTKSLIQNLRDEGWQSLFDKVVSFGETNNIQVPEMSQSYKDIIRSRSEKDNVTVEHHYRVDVFFAAIDSQLQELNSRFNESVTELLRLSVALNLKKPFNKADICSLAKKFYPLDFTEQENIQLKFELQHYELDLLNDPELKNVQTIAELCRGLQQTGRVKVYPMLNRLIRLVLTLPVSTATSERAFSAMKIMKTRLRCSMGDDYLKSCLILYIEREISDSFTSDDITDDFAVKKRRRVQLLPH comes from the coding sequence atgaagaaAACTGATAATCTTTGTCAAGCTTTGCAACGCAAATCTCAAGATATCGTCAATGCTTTGTCTTTGGTTTCCACTACTAAGAGTTTGATTCAAAATCTAAGAGATGAAGGATGGCAATCACTTTTCGATAAAGTTGTTTCTTTTGGTGAGACTAATAACATCCAAGTTCCTGAAATGAGTCAATCTTACAAAGACATTATCCGGTCTCGTTCGGAAAAGGACAATGTGACTGTTGAACATCATTATCGAGTTGACGTATTCTTTGCAGCTATTGATAGTCAGTTGCAAGAGTTGAACTCTAGATTTAATGAGTCTGTGACGGAACTTCTTCGACTCAGTGTTGCTCTAAACCTAAAAAAGCCATTCAATAAAGCTGATATTTGTAGTCTAGCAAAAAAATTCTATCCTTTGGACTTTACAGAGCAAGAAAATATTCAGCTGAAATTTGAGTTGCAACATTATGAGCTTGATTTGCTTAATGATCCAGAGTTAAAAAATGTTCAAACGATTGCAGAGTTATGTAGAGGCCTACAACAAACTGGGAGGGTTAAAGTGTATCCAATGCTTAACAGATTGATTCGTCTTGTATTAACTCTTCCGGTTTCAACAGCAACAAGTGAAAGAGCTTTTTCAGCAATGAAGATTATGAAAACGAGACTTCGTTGTAGCATGGGTGATGACTATCTTAAAAGTTGTTTGATTCTTTACATTGAAAGGGAAATTTCCGATTCATTTACTTCGGATGACATAACAGATGATTTTGCTGTCAAGAAGCGTAGACGCGTCCAACTTCTACCACATTAG
- the LOC139864566 gene encoding uncharacterized protein, with the protein MADVEGGRGVKLWVKKTILHFFSRTTNVADDQQSQEKVNNVVKDVNEAQPQTNDDNVEESPPINDEKNDKPNSREFKLDSLVRDPGLRPAIVEYPSNQRNEIRREYIKLGPYQIHRSNYPLSASGSNGNRSFQAAWFGRFWWLEYSLEKDTAYCFSCYLFNKKPIGRAGSDRFTVKGFNKWKKINCGKDCAFIKHEGTSPASAHNFSVKCYEDFRNEHCHIENVIEKQTAQEIMDHRLRVKTSVEVIKWLMMQACALRGHDERPGSINRGNFLELLKFISSYNKEVENVVLDNAPQNAQYTSPNAQKEILHIFARKVQQSIRDEIGNAKFCLIVDESRDESKKEQMAIVVRFVDRDGHVKERFLDLVHVKDTTALTLKNEILSSLSFHKLDFQDIRGQGYDGASNMRGEWNGLQALILKECP; encoded by the exons aTGGCGGATGTAGAGGGGGGCAGAGGG GTTAAATTATGGGTAAAAAAAACTATTCTTCATTTTTTCTCGCGAACAACTAATGTTGCCGATGATCAACAATCACAAGAAAAAGTAAATAATGTTGTGAAAGATGTTAATGAAGCACAACCACAAACGAATGATGATAATGTAGAAGAGTCTCCTCCAATTAATGATGAAAAGAATGACAAGCCAAACTCTAGAGAGTTTAAGTTAGATTCATTAGTTAGGGATCCCGGTCTACGACCTGCAATAGTAGAATATCCAAGTAACCAACGTAATGAGATTAGACGAGAATATATTAAATTGGGACCTTATCAAATTCACAGATCGAATTATCCTCTAAGTGCTAGTGGGTCAAATGGCAATCGAAGCTTTCAAGCAGCTTGGTTTGGTAGATTTTGGTGGTTAGAATATTCTCTAGAAAAAGATACTGCATATTGTTTTTCATGTTATCTATTTAATAAGAAACCTATTGGACGAGCTGGTTCAGATAGATTTACTGTAAAGGGGTTCAATAAATGGAAAAAGATTAATTGTGGTAAAGATTGTGCATTCATTAAACATGAAGGTACATCTCCGGCTTCTGCTCATAATTTTTCTGTGAAATGTTATGAGGATTTTAGAAACGAGCATTGTCATATAGAAAATGTGATAGAAAAACAAACAGCGCAAGAGATTATGGACCATAGATTGCGAGTCAAAACTTCTGTTGAGGTAATTAAATGGCTCATGATGCAAGCTTGTGCTCTTAGGGGCCATGATGAGCGGCCTGGTTCAATAAATCGGGGAAACTTTTTAGAATTGCTAAAGTTTATTTCTTCTTACAACAAGGAAGTTGAGAATGTTGTTTTAGATAATGCTCCACAAAATGCCCAATATACTTCACCTAATGCGCAAAAAGAAATTTTGCATATTTTTGCTAGAAAAGTTCAACAGTCAATTCGTGATGAAATCGGGAATGCAAAATTTTGTTTGATCGTTGATGAGTCACGAGATGAATCTAAGAAAGAGCAAATGGCAATTGTTGTGAGATTCGTTGACCGAGATGGGCATGTAAAAGAAAGGTTTTTAGACTTGGTTCATGTCAAAGATACTACCGCATTGACattaaaaaatgaaatcttgtcatCTCTTTCTTTTCATAAACTTGATTTTCAAGATATTCGAGGTCAAGGTTATGATGGGGCTAGTAATATGCGTGGGGAATGGAATGGATTACAAGCTTTAATTTTAAAAGAATGCCCTTAA